From Fervidobacterium gondwanense DSM 13020, the proteins below share one genomic window:
- the infB gene encoding translation initiation factor IF-2, with the protein MARLRVYELAKQLDMDTKELLHELEELGIEVKSHMSYIDEETVNILLDIYKETLDEEEEIIVTKAKEPAKEKAEAKKPPVHITEDDLKLDKFAEKIKIPQNRIIQDFFMKGEVLRPGQAISISLAKKIAKMYDVRLTFEEETVKEEVKLENPLDEFKRQFEILYQDKSKLVNRPPVVTVMGHVDHGKTTLLDYIRKTKIAEKEEGGITQSIGAYQVLVNGKKITFIDTPGHEVFTEMRARGAQATDIVVLVVAADDGVMPQTIEAYNHAKSANVPIIVAINKIDKPNANVDLTKQDLVTKLNLIPEDWGGDTIVVPISARNGINVDTLLEMILLVAEMQDIRSIPESPTRAVIIETRLDKGYGPVANAVVKDGVLKVGDYIVAGKSFGKVKALIDDKGKRINQAEPSTPVMIVGFEELPDPHSIIYVVESKEKAVEIVEKVKELEARELRKKRQIKLEEILKKMQEEEKKEVKLILKADTVGSLQALQNAIAKMRTNEIDIDVVHAAVGAINSSDVMLASASEAIILGFRVKADSQSSRLAESEGVQIKTYTIIYKLLEDLKAALEGMLEPEEVEEKTGYGEIKKVFKIHKYGNIAGVQMYEGYVEKSGFVRIYRNGSLVFEGKIESLKHYQQDVNKVSAPQECGIKFQNFDDIKENDELEFYIIKKVPRKLTAVIEEQKEDEKE; encoded by the coding sequence TGGCAAGATTAAGGGTTTACGAATTAGCAAAACAATTAGATATGGACACGAAAGAGTTACTCCACGAGTTGGAGGAGCTTGGCATTGAAGTCAAGAGTCACATGAGCTACATCGATGAAGAAACAGTGAATATACTCCTTGATATATACAAAGAAACTCTTGACGAGGAAGAAGAGATAATAGTTACCAAAGCAAAAGAGCCCGCAAAAGAAAAAGCGGAGGCAAAAAAGCCTCCTGTTCACATAACAGAAGACGATTTGAAGCTCGATAAATTTGCGGAGAAGATTAAAATTCCGCAGAATAGGATTATTCAGGACTTCTTCATGAAAGGTGAAGTTCTCAGACCCGGTCAGGCAATTTCTATTTCTTTGGCGAAGAAGATCGCTAAGATGTATGATGTCCGATTGACATTCGAAGAAGAAACGGTAAAAGAGGAAGTTAAACTAGAAAATCCGCTCGATGAATTCAAAAGACAATTCGAGATTCTCTATCAAGATAAGAGCAAACTTGTTAACAGACCTCCTGTAGTTACTGTCATGGGACACGTTGACCACGGAAAGACTACATTACTTGATTACATCAGAAAAACGAAAATAGCCGAAAAAGAAGAAGGTGGAATTACACAAAGTATAGGTGCATATCAGGTTCTGGTGAATGGTAAGAAGATAACATTCATAGACACGCCGGGCCACGAAGTGTTTACAGAAATGCGCGCACGTGGTGCTCAGGCAACGGATATAGTCGTGCTCGTTGTTGCAGCAGACGACGGCGTTATGCCTCAGACAATTGAAGCGTATAACCACGCAAAATCTGCAAACGTACCTATAATTGTAGCGATAAACAAAATAGACAAGCCAAACGCAAATGTAGACCTTACGAAACAAGACCTCGTGACAAAACTCAACCTCATTCCAGAAGACTGGGGCGGAGACACGATAGTTGTTCCTATCTCGGCAAGGAATGGAATCAACGTGGATACACTCCTTGAAATGATACTCCTTGTCGCAGAGATGCAGGATATCAGAAGCATTCCTGAATCTCCAACAAGAGCGGTCATAATCGAAACGAGACTCGATAAAGGATACGGTCCAGTCGCAAATGCCGTTGTTAAAGATGGCGTACTCAAAGTCGGAGATTACATAGTTGCTGGAAAATCGTTCGGAAAAGTAAAAGCTCTAATAGATGACAAAGGTAAAAGGATAAACCAAGCAGAGCCATCTACACCCGTGATGATTGTCGGTTTCGAAGAGCTGCCTGATCCGCACAGCATCATCTACGTCGTTGAGTCCAAAGAAAAAGCTGTAGAAATAGTTGAAAAAGTCAAAGAGCTCGAAGCAAGAGAACTCAGAAAGAAACGCCAGATAAAACTCGAAGAAATACTCAAGAAGATGCAGGAAGAAGAGAAAAAGGAAGTAAAACTGATACTCAAAGCGGACACGGTTGGTTCATTGCAGGCATTGCAGAATGCCATAGCAAAGATGAGAACAAACGAAATCGACATCGATGTTGTGCATGCGGCAGTCGGTGCGATAAATTCAAGCGACGTCATGCTTGCATCCGCATCAGAAGCGATAATCCTTGGATTCAGAGTAAAAGCAGACTCTCAATCATCAAGGCTTGCAGAGTCTGAAGGTGTGCAGATTAAGACATACACGATTATATACAAACTCCTCGAAGACTTGAAAGCTGCACTCGAAGGTATGCTTGAACCAGAAGAGGTAGAAGAGAAGACAGGCTATGGTGAGATAAAGAAAGTCTTCAAGATACACAAATACGGAAACATCGCAGGTGTCCAAATGTACGAAGGTTACGTAGAAAAGAGCGGATTCGTAAGGATATACAGAAATGGATCGCTCGTTTTCGAAGGCAAGATTGAAAGCTTGAAACACTACCAACAAGACGTCAACAAAGTTAGCGCACCGCAGGAATGTGGTATAAAATTCCAAAACTTTGACGACATAAAGGAAAACGACGAATTGGAATTTTACATAATCAAAAAGGTTCCAAGAAAACTTACCGCAGTTATTGAAGAACAGAAAGAAGATGAAAAAGAATAA